A single region of the Enterococcus mundtii genome encodes:
- a CDS encoding type II toxin-antitoxin system PemK/MazF family toxin, whose protein sequence is MSYKPRQRDIVLFYFEPSKGYEVKKRRPALIMSKDAYNLATNLIIVCPITTSDKNRPFLVPIQSDKFKLDEVKRSKVNTLQVFSLDYTEKAKRNVKYIDTLEEEAFFDIAQRFLKNFSFPI, encoded by the coding sequence ATGAGCTATAAGCCACGTCAACGAGATATCGTTCTTTTTTACTTTGAACCGTCAAAAGGTTATGAAGTTAAGAAGAGACGACCGGCTTTAATTATGAGTAAGGATGCGTACAATTTAGCAACGAATTTAATTATCGTATGCCCAATTACTACAAGTGATAAAAATAGACCATTTCTTGTGCCTATTCAAAGCGATAAGTTCAAGCTAGATGAAGTAAAGAGAAGCAAAGTAAATACGCTTCAAGTATTCTCTCTTGACTATACCGAAAAAGCTAAAAGAAATGTTAAATACATTGATACATTAGAGGAAGAAGCTTTTTTTGATATTGCACAAAGATTTCTTAAAAATTTTTCTTTCCCTATTTAG
- a CDS encoding ABC transporter ATP-binding protein/permease: MLQLKEIKKYYKVGETTTKALDGVSVAFRKKEFVAILGPSGSGKTTMLNVIGGLDNYDSGDMVINGKSTKDFKDSDWDAYRNNSIGFVFQSYNLIGHLGIIENVELGMTLSGVSKDEKRKKAEESLRRVGLTDHMHKKPNQLSGGQMQRVAIARALANDPDILLCDEPTGALDTETSVQIMKLIEELSNEKLVIMVTHNPELAHEYADRIIEFSDGKIVSDSNPHIERPKDDQFNLRRTKMSFWTALKLSFNNIRTKKGRTFLTSFASSIGIIGIAIVLALSTGFQKQIDQTQSETMARFPITISKVTTSPPSESDGLSSNTAEYPDTKTVTAKISDEDRAQHTNNIDQEYVDYVTSIDPDLSNNIGFTRTTGINLLRDVDGKVQPVSFSNQNPDTESLSFSSAMSSMTGVGVSSFPTQLDDQKDNFLESNYSLLSGSYPTSANDVVLIVDGNNNTNINALKNLGFDVKDGETLDFDKIVGTTFKLVNNDTYYTKLPTGNFIPNTDYQAMYEDASREVKISGILRVKSSSTMNLLSPGIAYSDQLTTEIVNENKNSEIVQAQKDSDMNVLTTEKVDDSAKQTLISYLGGDSLPSSIMIYPNNFGDKEEILNYLDEFNKGKSDEDKIIYSDLAGTMTELTGGLMDAITYVLIAFAGISLVTSMIMISIITYTSVIERTKEIGVLKALGARKKDITRVFDAETCILGISSGLLGVLIAWLATFPINSLLYNMTDLENVAQLNPVHALILIVVSTILTMLGGHIPARMAAKKDAAIALRAE; this comes from the coding sequence ATGTTACAATTAAAAGAGATAAAGAAATATTATAAAGTTGGTGAAACAACGACAAAAGCATTAGACGGCGTATCCGTCGCTTTTAGAAAAAAAGAATTTGTAGCCATTTTAGGCCCAAGTGGATCTGGTAAAACAACCATGTTGAACGTGATCGGCGGCTTGGATAATTATGACTCTGGCGATATGGTCATCAACGGGAAGTCCACAAAAGATTTTAAAGACAGCGATTGGGATGCTTATCGTAATAATTCCATCGGTTTTGTTTTCCAAAGTTATAACTTGATCGGGCATTTAGGAATCATTGAAAATGTTGAACTTGGCATGACATTAAGTGGTGTCTCTAAAGATGAAAAACGGAAAAAAGCGGAGGAATCATTGCGTCGTGTTGGATTGACCGACCACATGCACAAAAAACCCAATCAATTATCTGGTGGACAAATGCAACGTGTCGCAATTGCACGTGCTTTAGCCAATGACCCTGACATCCTTTTATGTGATGAGCCAACCGGTGCTTTAGACACAGAAACAAGTGTCCAAATCATGAAGTTGATTGAAGAACTATCCAATGAGAAACTAGTGATCATGGTCACACATAACCCTGAGTTGGCACATGAATATGCCGATCGGATCATTGAGTTCTCAGATGGAAAAATCGTTTCTGATTCTAATCCACATATCGAACGTCCAAAAGATGATCAATTTAATCTACGTCGGACAAAGATGAGCTTTTGGACCGCATTAAAATTATCTTTCAATAATATTCGCACAAAAAAAGGCCGGACATTTTTGACTTCCTTTGCTTCAAGTATCGGGATTATTGGGATTGCGATCGTATTAGCCCTATCTACAGGATTCCAAAAACAAATTGATCAAACACAGTCAGAAACGATGGCTCGTTTTCCAATTACGATTTCCAAAGTCACCACTAGTCCTCCTTCTGAATCGGATGGCTTGAGTTCCAACACAGCCGAATATCCAGATACAAAAACTGTTACCGCAAAAATCAGCGATGAAGACCGTGCACAACATACGAATAATATTGACCAAGAATATGTTGATTATGTAACGAGTATCGATCCTGATTTAAGTAATAATATTGGTTTTACCCGCACGACTGGTATCAATTTATTAAGAGATGTTGACGGCAAAGTACAGCCTGTTAGCTTTTCGAATCAAAACCCAGATACTGAATCACTGTCCTTCTCAAGTGCGATGTCTTCCATGACTGGCGTAGGTGTTTCTAGTTTCCCAACACAACTAGACGACCAAAAAGACAATTTCTTAGAATCAAATTACTCATTACTTTCTGGTAGTTATCCGACCTCTGCAAATGATGTCGTATTGATCGTGGATGGTAATAACAATACCAACATCAATGCGTTGAAAAATTTAGGCTTTGATGTGAAAGACGGCGAAACGCTTGATTTTGACAAGATCGTCGGAACAACTTTCAAATTAGTGAACAATGATACGTACTATACAAAATTACCGACAGGAAACTTCATTCCTAATACGGATTACCAAGCGATGTACGAAGATGCCTCCAGAGAGGTTAAGATTTCTGGTATTCTACGGGTCAAATCTTCTTCTACGATGAATCTGTTATCTCCGGGTATTGCTTACAGCGACCAATTGACAACAGAAATCGTCAATGAAAACAAAAATTCTGAAATCGTTCAAGCGCAAAAAGACAGCGATATGAACGTATTGACGACCGAAAAAGTAGATGACTCAGCAAAACAAACGCTGATCAGCTATTTAGGTGGAGACAGCTTACCTTCAAGCATCATGATCTATCCAAATAATTTTGGCGATAAAGAAGAGATTCTAAACTATTTAGATGAATTCAACAAAGGAAAATCAGATGAAGATAAAATCATCTATTCTGATTTAGCTGGAACAATGACCGAATTGACTGGTGGATTGATGGATGCCATCACGTATGTCCTGATTGCTTTTGCTGGTATTTCACTTGTAACAAGTATGATCATGATCAGCATCATCACTTATACTTCTGTGATCGAACGGACGAAGGAAATCGGTGTCTTGAAAGCATTAGGTGCGCGTAAGAAAGATATCACGCGGGTATTCGATGCAGAGACTTGTATCTTAGGGATTTCTTCTGGTTTATTAGGGGTCTTGATTGCTTGGCTAGCGACTTTCCCAATCAATAGTCTCTTGTACAATATGACTGATTTAGAAAATGTTGCTCAACTAAATCCTGTACACGCCTTGATTTTGATTGTTGTATCAACGATCTTAACGATGTTAGGCGGACACATCCCAGCTCGTATGGCAGCGAAGAAAGATGCAGCGATTGCTTTAAGAGCAGAATAG
- a CDS encoding response regulator transcription factor has product MNRILLVEDDERLQQLYQSVLERAGFLVFAVANGTEALKQLESTQVDVIITDIMMPVMDGYELLETLRSSRVETPVLIITAKADFEDKKKGFQLGTDDYMTKPVDVNEMVLRVEALLRRAKINHSHQLNIGQTSLNQETYEVIKQDQAILLPQKEFQLLYKLLSYPNKIFTRQQLMDDIWGLDTNTEERTIDVHIKRLRTRFIENDDFQIITVRGLGYKAVI; this is encoded by the coding sequence ATGAATCGAATATTACTAGTAGAAGATGATGAGCGTTTGCAACAACTTTATCAATCCGTTTTAGAACGCGCTGGTTTTTTGGTTTTCGCAGTCGCAAATGGGACCGAAGCTTTGAAGCAATTAGAGAGTACTCAAGTGGATGTGATCATCACAGATATTATGATGCCTGTGATGGATGGGTATGAACTGTTGGAAACTTTACGAAGCAGTCGCGTAGAAACACCTGTGTTGATCATCACAGCGAAAGCAGATTTTGAAGATAAAAAGAAGGGGTTTCAACTGGGAACGGATGACTATATGACGAAACCAGTAGATGTCAATGAAATGGTGTTGCGGGTAGAGGCCTTGTTACGGCGAGCGAAAATCAATCATAGCCATCAATTGAACATTGGACAAACTAGCTTGAACCAAGAAACATATGAAGTGATCAAGCAGGATCAAGCCATCTTACTTCCACAAAAAGAATTTCAATTATTGTACAAACTACTTTCTTATCCAAATAAGATTTTTACACGACAACAATTAATGGATGATATATGGGGGTTGGATACCAATACGGAAGAACGGACGATTGATGTGCATATCAAACGATTACGCACGCGTTTTATTGAAAATGATGATTTTCAGATCATAACAGTTCGTGGCTTAGGCTATAAGGCGGTGATTTGA